Proteins encoded within one genomic window of Mycolicibacterium aubagnense:
- a CDS encoding potassium-transporting ATPase subunit F codes for MNYANAIGLVLCLLTALFLVAALLFPERF; via the coding sequence GTGAACTACGCCAACGCCATCGGCCTGGTGCTGTGTCTGTTGACCGCGCTGTTCCTGGTCGCCGCGCTGCTGTTCCCGGAGCGGTTCTAG